One genomic region from Antedon mediterranea chromosome 3, ecAntMedi1.1, whole genome shotgun sequence encodes:
- the LOC140045490 gene encoding developmentally-regulated GTP-binding protein 1 isoform X1, translating to MGILEKIAEIEAEMARTQRNKATSSHLGLLKARLAKLRRELITPKGGSGPAGEGFDVAKTGDARIGFVGFPSVGKSTLLSNLAGVYSEVAAYEFTTLTTVPGVIRYKGAKIQLLDLPGIIEGAKDGKGRGRQVIAVARTCSLILIVLDVLKPLKHKKLIEHELEGFGIRLNKKPPNISYRKKDKGGINLTATCAQSQLDLDTVKSILSEYRIHNADITLRHDASADELIDVIEGNRAYIPCIYVLNKIDQISIEELDIIYKIPHCVPISAHHKWNFDDLLEKIWQYLTLVRIYTKPKGQLPDYEAPVVLKTDQTTVEDFCNNLHKSILKELKYALVWGSSVKHNPQKVGREHELNDEDVIQIVKRI from the exons ATGGGTATTTTGGAGAAGATTGCTGAGATCGAGGCAGAA ATGGCTCGAACTCAGCGAAACAAAGCAACAAGCAGTCATTTAGGTTTACTTAAAGCACGTCTTGCCAAACTGAGAAGGGAATTAATTACACCAAAAGGCGGCTCAGGTCCAGCTGGTGAAG gTTTTGATGTTGCTAAAACGGGAGATGCTCGAATTGGTTTTGTAG GTTTCCCGTCAGTTGGTAAATCTACACTTCTCAGCAACCTCGCTGGTGTCTACTCAGAGGTTGCAGCTTATGAATTTACAACACTTACCACAGTGCCTGGTGTCATCAGGTACAAAGGTGCCAAGATACAG TTACTTGATTTGCCAGGTATTATTGAAGGAGCTAAGGATGGTAAAGGTCGTGGTAGACAGGTCATTGCAG TTGCAAGGACATGCAGTTTAATATTGATTGTCTTAGATGTACTAAAGCCACTCAAACACAAGAAATTGATTGAGCATGAGTTGGAAGGCTTTGGAATAAG GTTGAATAAGAAGCCTCCTAATATATCATACCGAAAGAAAGACAAAGGGGGAATAAATCTAACAGCCACATGTGCCCAATCACAACTCGATCTAGACACCGTAAAAAGCATCTTATCAGAATATCGCATCCACAACGCAGATATCACGCTACGTCACGACGCATCAGCAGATGAGTTAATTGATGTAATCGAAGGAAACCGAGCTTACATCCCATGTATATATGTACTTAACAAGATTGATCAAATTTCTATTgag gaactTGATATCATTTACAAGATCCCACATTGTGTACCAATTTCTGCTCATCACAAATGGAACTTTGATGATTTACTGGAGAAAATTTGGCAGTACCTGACTCTTGTTAGAAT CTACACGAAACCAAAGGGACAGTTACCGGACTATGAAGCGCCAGTGGTGTTAAAAACTGACCAGACAACAGTGGAAGATTTCTGCAACAATCTAcacaaatctattttaaaagaaCTAAAATA tgCGTTAGTATGGGGGTCATCTGTCAAACACAATCCACAGAAGGTCGGCAGAGAACATGAACTTAACGACGAGGACGTTATACAGATTGTAAAAAG AATTTAG
- the LOC140045490 gene encoding developmentally-regulated GTP-binding protein 1 isoform X2: MGILEKIAEIEAEMARTQRNKATSSHLGLLKARLAKLRRELITPKGGSGPAGEGFDVAKTGDARIGFVGFPSVGKSTLLSNLAGVYSEVAAYEFTTLTTVPGVIRYKGAKIQLLDLPGIIEGAKDGKGRGRQVIAVARTCSLILIVLDVLKPLKHKKLIEHELEGFGIRLNKKPPNISYRKKDKGGINLTATCAQSQLDLDTVKSILSEYRIHNADITLRHDASADELIDVIEGNRAYIPCIYVLNKIDQISIEELDIIYKIPHCVPISAHHKWNFDDLLEKIWQYLTLVRIYTKPKGQLPDYEAPVVLKTDQTTVEDFCNNLHKSILKELKYALVWGSSVKHNPQKVGREHELNDEDVIQIVKR, encoded by the exons ATGGGTATTTTGGAGAAGATTGCTGAGATCGAGGCAGAA ATGGCTCGAACTCAGCGAAACAAAGCAACAAGCAGTCATTTAGGTTTACTTAAAGCACGTCTTGCCAAACTGAGAAGGGAATTAATTACACCAAAAGGCGGCTCAGGTCCAGCTGGTGAAG gTTTTGATGTTGCTAAAACGGGAGATGCTCGAATTGGTTTTGTAG GTTTCCCGTCAGTTGGTAAATCTACACTTCTCAGCAACCTCGCTGGTGTCTACTCAGAGGTTGCAGCTTATGAATTTACAACACTTACCACAGTGCCTGGTGTCATCAGGTACAAAGGTGCCAAGATACAG TTACTTGATTTGCCAGGTATTATTGAAGGAGCTAAGGATGGTAAAGGTCGTGGTAGACAGGTCATTGCAG TTGCAAGGACATGCAGTTTAATATTGATTGTCTTAGATGTACTAAAGCCACTCAAACACAAGAAATTGATTGAGCATGAGTTGGAAGGCTTTGGAATAAG GTTGAATAAGAAGCCTCCTAATATATCATACCGAAAGAAAGACAAAGGGGGAATAAATCTAACAGCCACATGTGCCCAATCACAACTCGATCTAGACACCGTAAAAAGCATCTTATCAGAATATCGCATCCACAACGCAGATATCACGCTACGTCACGACGCATCAGCAGATGAGTTAATTGATGTAATCGAAGGAAACCGAGCTTACATCCCATGTATATATGTACTTAACAAGATTGATCAAATTTCTATTgag gaactTGATATCATTTACAAGATCCCACATTGTGTACCAATTTCTGCTCATCACAAATGGAACTTTGATGATTTACTGGAGAAAATTTGGCAGTACCTGACTCTTGTTAGAAT CTACACGAAACCAAAGGGACAGTTACCGGACTATGAAGCGCCAGTGGTGTTAAAAACTGACCAGACAACAGTGGAAGATTTCTGCAACAATCTAcacaaatctattttaaaagaaCTAAAATA tgCGTTAGTATGGGGGTCATCTGTCAAACACAATCCACAGAAGGTCGGCAGAGAACATGAACTTAACGACGAGGACGTTATACAGATTGTAAAAAGGTAA
- the LOC140043944 gene encoding pseudouridylate synthase RPUSD4, mitochondrial-like, whose product MNLFCNFRVFIRLNSHINSCVFSRCLSTGDVVFVPRKLPFRVPKETFSEGQDPFVRSTNKPQNNGNQESSDSNIFSYSNISTHDLKINDNLPDVGGIEENENTIYIQFDGTEKKNRKDAEKQKASELSPAKAAAMNVRDSLRSETVTSSKNTGFDSKGFKIYTDTVPDLKRVPPAKVTSILKSRIIYNEGEILAIDKPYGLPCHGGPGVVNNIEELLPRLARMLPGQQEDLTLHMVHRLDKETTGVMLFAKTEEMKLKLQAMFRNHVISKKYWVITVGVPEPNKGMLDIPMIEKEVEGKHRMSLKPDIGDVYKNLWQKKSRSFGTKAVSKFRVLDDNGTAALVEVQAVTGVKHQVRCHMAFGLGCPILGDHKYSHFNKIAPQKLPVEMLQRFRLRQAKVRTMPMHLHAHQIFLPEIYQGRNLSITTRLPQFFNKNLSYLKLKVS is encoded by the exons ATGAACTTATTTTGTAACTTTCGTGTGTTTATACGCTTGAATTCACACATAAATTCTTGTGTATTTTCTAGATGTTTGAGTACCGGAGATGTAGTTTTTGTACCTAGGAAACTACCATTTAGGGTGCCTAAAGAAACTTTTTCAGAGGGCCAAGACCCATTTGTGCGGTCGACAAATAAACCACAGAATAATGGCAATCAAGAATCATCAGACTCAAATATTTTCTCTTATAGTAACATTTCTAcacatgatttaaaaataaatgacaaCTTACCAGATGTCGGAGGAAtagaagaaaatgaaaatacaatttatattcaatttgatggtacagaaaagaaaaatagGAAAGatgcagaaaaacaaaaagcaTCAGAACTATCCCCGGCCAAAGCTGCTGCAATGAATGTCCGAGACAGTTTACGAAGTGAAACTG ttaCAAGTAGCAAGAATACTGGGTTTGACAGTAAAGGGTTTAAGATTTACACAGATACAGTGCCGGATTTAAAGAGGGTACCTCCAGCAAAAGTAACAAGTATTCTCAAATCAAGAATCATTTACAATGAAG GTGAAATTCTTGCAATAGACAAGCCGTATGGATTGCCATGTCATg GTGGACCAGGGGTTGTGAATAACATTGAGGAGCTGTTGCCCCGATTGGCTAGAATGTTGCCAGGACAACAAGAAGACTTGACACTTCACATGGTTCACAGGCTGGACAAGGAGACTACTGGTGTGATGCTATTTGCTAAAACTgaagaaatgaaattaaaattacaggCAATGTTTAGAAATCATGTGATCAGTAAAAAATATTG ggTTATTACAGTAGGCGTTCCAGAACCAAATAAag gaatGTTAGATATCCCGATGATTGAAAAAGAAGTTGAAGGAAAGCACAGG ATGAGTTTAAAACCTGATATTGGCGATGTCTACAAAAATCTATGGCAAAAAAAGAGCAGATCTTTTGGTACAAAGGCTGTGTCAAAGTTCAGAGTTCTGGATGATAATGGTACTGCTGCCCTCGTCGAAGTTCAAGCGGTTACAG GTGTAAAACACCAGGTACGCTGTCACATGGCATTTGGTCTGGGTTGTCCCATACTAGGGGATCACAAATACTcgcatttcaataaaattgcCCCACAG AAACTTCCAGTTGAAATGCTTCAGCGATTTAGACTCCGACAGGCCAAAGTTCGCACAATGCCGATGCACCTTCATGCTCACCAGATATTTTTACCAGAAATCTATCAGGGTCGCAATCTCTCCATCACAACTCGGCTACCacagttttttaacaaaaacttGTCATATCTGAAACTTAAGGTTTCATAA